ACCTACATGCCCGACAACGACGCCGTCTACGACGGCATCGCGCGGCGCGGCGTGCGCCTGGTGACGATGGCCGGCGTGCTCAAGACCGACTACTTCCCGTTGCCCGGACTGCTGCGCGAGCTGCTGGCACTGGGCAACAGGGGCCTGGCAGCGCCGATCGAGCTCGAGTTCGCGGCGCAGCCCGCGACGGGGCCCGGCGAGACCAGCGAGTTCGCCGTGCTACAGATCCGGCCGCTCGTCGTCGGGCGCGAGGCGATCGACCTCGACCGGCGACCCATCGACGAGGCGCGCGTGCTCGTCCGCTCGGACGCGGCCCTCGGCAACGGCGCGATCGAGGACCTCGTCGACCTCGTCTTCGTGCACCCCGCGCGCTTCGATCGCGGGCGCACGCCGGACGTCGCGCTGGAGCTGCGCAATCTCAACGAGCGGCTCGCCGCCGAGGGGCGCAGCTACCTGCTCCTCGGGCCGGGCCGCTGGGGCTCGCGCGACCGCTGGCTGGGGATTCCCGTGGCCTGGTCGGACATCAGTGCCGCGCGCGTGATCGTGGAAACGGCCATGGCCGATATCGCCGTCGAGCCGAGCCAGGGCAGCCACTTCTTCCACAACCTGACCAGCTTCGAGGTCGGCTACTTCACCGCCCACGAGGATCGCGCCGGCGCCAAGGTGGACTGGGACTGGCTGCTCGCGCAGCCGGTCCTGGCGGAGACGGAGTTCCTGCGCCACCTGCGCCTGCCGGCGCCGCTGGCCGTCTACCTCGACGGCCGCCACGGGCGGGGGGTCGTGCTGCGCTGAACGAAAGAGGCGGGACGCCTGCGCGCCCCGCCTCCGGGAAGCGAGCGCGGCGCAAGCGCCGCGCCGATGTCCGTCTCGCTTACACCAGGCCCTGATCGAGCATGGCGTCGGCGACCTTCAGGAAGCCCGCGATGTTTTTGCCCTTCACGTAGTCCACGTGGCCGCCCTTCTCGCCGTACTTCACGCAGGACGCGTGGATGGCCTTCATGATCCCGTGCAGGCGCTGGTCCACTTCCTCGCGCGTCCAGTTCAGCCGCATGCTGTTCTGGCTCATCTCGAGGCCGCTGGTGGACACGCCGCCGGCGTTGGCCGCCTTGCCGAGACCGTAGAGGATTTTCGCGTTCTGGAAGACGTCGATCGCGCCCGGCTCGCTCGGCATGTTCGCGCCCTCGGAGACGCAGATGCAGCCGTTGGCGATCAGGGTCTTGGCCTCCTCGGCGTTGATCTCGTTCTGCGTGGCGCTGGGCAGGGCGACATCGCACTTGACGCCCCAGGGCCGCTTGCCGGCCACGTACTTGGCGCCCTTGTACTTGTCGGCATACTCGCTGATGCGGCCGCGCTTGACGTTCTTCAGGTGCATCAGGTAGGCGAGCTTCTCGGCGTCGATGCCGTCCGGATCGTGGATGAAGCCGCCGCTGTCGGAGGCGGTGACCACCTTGCCGCCGAGCTGGAGCACCTTCTCCGTGGCGTACTGGGCGACGTTGCCCGAGCCGGAGACCGTGCAGGTCTTGCCCTTGATCGTGTCGCCCTTCTTGTTCAGCATCTCCTCGGCGAAGTAGACCTGGCCGTAGCCCGTGGCCTCGGGACGAATCAGGCTGCCGCCCCAGTTGAGACCCTTGCCGGTCAGCACGCCGGTGAACTCGTTGCGCAGGCGCTTGTACTGGCCGAACAGGTAGCCGATCTCACGGCCGCCGACGCCGATGTCGCCCGCGGGCACATCCGTGTCCGGGCCGATGTGGCGGAAGAGCTCGGACATGAAGCTCTGGCAGAAGTGCATCACTTCGTTGTCGCTCTTGCCCTTGGGATCGAAGTCCGAGCCGCCCTTGCCGCCGCCCATCGGCAGCGTGGTCAGGCTGTTCTTGAAGACCTGCTCGAAGGCGAGGAACTTCAGGATGCCCAGGTTCACGGTGGGGTGGAAGCGCAGACCGCCCTTGTAGGGACCGATCGCGCTGTTCATCTCGATGCGGAAGCCGCGGTTGACCTGCACCTCGCCCTTGTCGTCCAGCCAGGGCACCCGGAACA
This DNA window, taken from bacterium, encodes the following:
- a CDS encoding NADP-specific glutamate dehydrogenase, with amino-acid sequence MSVDRFMEGVIAKNPEQKEFHQAVREVVESVWEFVQENPQYKEAKILERMVEPERVIMFRVPWLDDKGEVQVNRGFRIEMNSAIGPYKGGLRFHPTVNLGILKFLAFEQVFKNSLTTLPMGGGKGGSDFDPKGKSDNEVMHFCQSFMSELFRHIGPDTDVPAGDIGVGGREIGYLFGQYKRLRNEFTGVLTGKGLNWGGSLIRPEATGYGQVYFAEEMLNKKGDTIKGKTCTVSGSGNVAQYATEKVLQLGGKVVTASDSGGFIHDPDGIDAEKLAYLMHLKNVKRGRISEYADKYKGAKYVAGKRPWGVKCDVALPSATQNEINAEEAKTLIANGCICVSEGANMPSEPGAIDVFQNAKILYGLGKAANAGGVSTSGLEMSQNSMRLNWTREEVDQRLHGIMKAIHASCVKYGEKGGHVDYVKGKNIAGFLKVADAMLDQGLV